One genomic region from Cellulomonas fengjieae encodes:
- the rocD gene encoding ornithine--oxo-acid transaminase → MTAVDAAGSVLAPNYHPLPVTLVDGLGSWVTDDEGRRYLDLLSGYSALNFGHRHPALVAAAHAQLDRLTLTSRAFDHELLEPFAARLAALVGPLVAGPPMVLPMNTGAEAVETAIKAARKWGYDVKGVPADRATIVVADGNFHGRTTTIVSFSTDPDARGGFGPYTPGFRVVPFGSVDAVRDAIDETTVAVLVEPIQGEQGVVVPPHDYLPGLRALCTDQDVLLVADEIQSGLGRTGTTLASELWGVRPDLVTLGKALGGGIMPVSAVVGRADVLGVLTAGTHGSTFGGNPLACAVGLAVVALLETGELQARATTLGRHWGERLDALVAEGLLASSRRVGLWAGLDVAEGRGTGRQLCERLLARGVLAKDTHGSTIRLAPPLTITPQDLDLATDRLTTALR, encoded by the coding sequence ATGACCGCCGTGGACGCCGCGGGGTCGGTGCTGGCGCCGAACTACCACCCGCTGCCCGTCACGCTGGTCGACGGGCTCGGGTCGTGGGTGACCGACGACGAGGGTCGGCGCTACCTCGACCTGCTGTCGGGGTACTCGGCGCTGAACTTCGGGCACCGGCACCCGGCGCTCGTGGCGGCGGCGCACGCGCAGCTCGACCGGCTGACCCTCACGTCCCGCGCGTTCGACCACGAGCTGCTGGAACCGTTCGCCGCGCGGCTGGCCGCGCTGGTCGGGCCGCTGGTGGCGGGCCCGCCGATGGTGCTGCCGATGAACACCGGCGCGGAGGCGGTCGAGACGGCGATCAAGGCCGCCCGCAAGTGGGGGTACGACGTCAAGGGCGTGCCCGCCGACCGCGCGACGATCGTCGTGGCCGACGGCAACTTCCACGGCCGCACGACGACGATCGTGTCGTTCTCCACCGACCCCGACGCACGCGGCGGCTTCGGGCCGTACACCCCCGGGTTCCGGGTGGTGCCGTTCGGCTCGGTCGACGCCGTGCGCGACGCCATCGACGAGACCACCGTGGCCGTCCTGGTGGAGCCCATCCAGGGTGAACAGGGCGTCGTCGTCCCGCCGCACGACTACCTGCCCGGGCTGCGCGCCCTGTGCACGGACCAGGACGTGCTGCTGGTCGCCGACGAGATCCAGTCCGGGCTCGGCCGCACGGGCACCACGCTCGCGTCCGAGCTGTGGGGGGTCCGGCCCGACCTGGTGACCCTGGGCAAGGCACTGGGCGGCGGGATCATGCCGGTCTCGGCCGTCGTCGGACGCGCGGACGTGCTCGGCGTGCTGACCGCCGGCACGCACGGGTCGACGTTCGGCGGCAACCCGCTGGCGTGCGCGGTCGGCCTCGCGGTCGTCGCGCTGCTGGAGACCGGTGAGCTCCAGGCCCGTGCCACGACGCTCGGCCGGCACTGGGGCGAACGCCTGGACGCGCTCGTCGCCGAGGGGCTGCTCGCCTCGTCGCGACGCGTGGGTCTGTGGGCCGGGCTGGACGTGGCCGAGGGCCGCGGCACCGGCCGCCAGCTCTGCGAGCGCCTCCTGGCCCGCGGCGTGCTGGCGAAGGACACCCACGGCAGCACCATCCGCCTGGCTCCCCCGCTCACGATCACGCCGCAGGACCTGGACCTGGCGACCGACCGCCTCACCACCGCCCTCCGCTGA
- a CDS encoding C40 family peptidase, whose translation MTVSTTRARHRAARRPSTPLTELAASASDQMGTVGRRTAVVAASSGLLVSMLGTTASAAPSGDVGALPAVDTAALTASARAVLNTAPVVTAPVEAAWTFDVPVVTAEKPPPPPPVKVKPVAASRSAARAATTTSTTAAAPAAANSAVPQSVSGNAVLEIAARYVGVPYVSGGASPAGMDCSGFVSYVYAQLGISLPRTSSAIKAAGTVISRAEAQPGDLIWSPGHISIYAGGNEQIDAPRPGKTIQFRAIWQSSPQFIRIG comes from the coding sequence GTGACCGTGAGCACCACTCGCGCCCGCCACCGCGCGGCGCGCCGTCCATCGACACCCTTGACCGAGCTGGCTGCGTCCGCCTCGGATCAGATGGGGACCGTTGGGCGTCGTACGGCAGTCGTCGCCGCCTCGTCGGGACTCCTCGTCTCGATGCTCGGCACCACTGCCTCCGCCGCCCCGAGCGGCGATGTCGGCGCCCTGCCTGCCGTCGACACGGCAGCACTGACCGCCTCCGCGCGAGCCGTGCTCAACACCGCGCCGGTCGTCACGGCCCCCGTCGAGGCAGCCTGGACGTTCGACGTCCCGGTCGTCACGGCCGAGAAGCCGCCGCCCCCGCCGCCGGTCAAGGTCAAGCCCGTCGCTGCCTCGCGCAGCGCCGCCCGTGCCGCGACCACCACGAGCACCACGGCCGCAGCGCCGGCCGCGGCCAACTCTGCAGTGCCGCAGTCGGTCTCCGGCAACGCGGTCCTCGAGATCGCCGCCCGCTACGTGGGCGTCCCGTACGTCTCCGGTGGCGCGTCGCCCGCGGGCATGGACTGCTCGGGCTTCGTGTCCTACGTCTACGCGCAGCTCGGCATCTCGCTGCCGCGGACGTCGTCTGCGATCAAGGCCGCGGGCACCGTCATCTCGCGGGCCGAAGCGCAGCCGGGCGACCTCATCTGGAGCCCCGGCCACATCTCGATCTACGCCGGCGGCAACGAGCAGATCGACGCGCCCCGCCCGGGCAAGACGATCCAGTTCCGCGCCATCTGGCAGAGCTCTCCCCAGTTCATCCGGATCGGCTGA
- a CDS encoding universal stress protein: protein MTRDDVVLVGVDGSAASLHALDWSAAQARAHGWGIRLVCSYSLPSFTAASLDGGYAALDDTAIQEGAKAVLAEATQRVSSRGVPVTAKVITGDAAGVLVDLSHSVRLAVVGTRGRGGFADRLLGTVSSALPAHAYCPTVVVPLREAGRTLPDDLPIPPPRPVKRIVVGVDGSPQAERALRYAIGEAKAWGAELTAVAGVPVGSMSGVLAWLPAAVDHEQVLRDVEEGLNVVVDRALVEHPDLTVRRIALDGTGAELLTEFSAATDLIVVGSRGRGGFAGLLLGSTSQAVLHHSDCPVMVVTNRCATAEDPAA from the coding sequence ATGACGCGTGACGATGTGGTCCTCGTCGGAGTGGACGGCTCTGCGGCGAGCCTGCACGCGCTGGACTGGTCGGCCGCGCAGGCCCGGGCCCACGGCTGGGGGATCCGGCTCGTCTGCAGCTACTCGCTGCCCTCGTTCACGGCGGCGTCCCTCGACGGCGGGTACGCGGCGCTGGACGACACGGCCATCCAGGAGGGCGCCAAGGCGGTCCTGGCGGAGGCGACGCAGCGGGTGTCCTCGAGGGGCGTCCCCGTCACCGCCAAGGTGATCACCGGGGACGCCGCGGGCGTGCTGGTGGACCTGTCGCACTCCGTGCGGCTCGCCGTCGTGGGCACGCGGGGTCGCGGCGGGTTCGCCGACCGGCTGCTGGGCACGGTCTCGTCGGCCCTCCCGGCGCACGCGTACTGCCCGACCGTGGTCGTCCCGTTGCGCGAGGCGGGCAGGACGCTGCCCGACGACCTGCCGATCCCGCCGCCGCGACCGGTCAAGCGGATCGTGGTCGGCGTCGACGGCTCCCCGCAGGCCGAGCGCGCCCTGCGGTACGCGATCGGGGAGGCGAAGGCCTGGGGCGCGGAGCTGACGGCGGTCGCCGGCGTCCCGGTGGGCTCGATGTCCGGGGTCCTGGCGTGGCTGCCGGCGGCCGTCGACCACGAGCAGGTGCTGCGCGACGTCGAGGAGGGCCTGAACGTCGTGGTCGACCGGGCCCTGGTGGAGCACCCCGACCTGACCGTGCGGCGCATCGCGCTCGACGGCACCGGCGCGGAGCTGCTCACGGAGTTCTCGGCGGCCACCGACCTGATCGTCGTCGGCTCACGCGGTCGTGGCGGGTTCGCGGGGCTGCTGCTGGGCTCCACCAGCCAGGCCGTCCTGCACCACTCCGACTGCCCCGTCATGGTCGTCACCAACCGCTGCGCGACCGCGGAGGACCCCGCCGCCTAG
- the ddaH gene encoding dimethylargininase, translating into MPTTAPGRTDRRYLMCEPVHYTVSYEINPWMDKTRHTDADLAVRQWRTLRDVYLDLGHTVETIDPIPALPDMVYAANGATVLDGIVYSARFRYPERGAEGPAYQKWFADRGYVTHTAAQTNEGEGDLLAVGNLVLAGTGFRTDRAAHAELQELVGRPVISLELVDPHYYHLDTALAVLSSEPADPQIAYYPPAFSAGSRAVLRQLFPDAIEATERDAAALGLNAVSDGLNVVVAPGAVDLAAAIAERGYNPIPVDTSELLKGGGGAKCCTLEIRPASGPSS; encoded by the coding sequence ATGCCCACGACCGCCCCCGGACGTACCGATCGCCGCTACCTGATGTGCGAGCCCGTGCACTACACGGTGTCCTACGAGATCAACCCGTGGATGGACAAGACGCGGCACACCGACGCGGACCTGGCCGTCCGCCAGTGGCGCACCCTGCGCGACGTGTACCTCGACCTGGGCCACACCGTCGAGACCATCGACCCGATCCCCGCCCTGCCGGACATGGTCTACGCCGCCAACGGCGCGACCGTCCTGGACGGCATCGTCTACTCCGCCCGGTTCCGCTACCCCGAGCGCGGCGCCGAGGGCCCCGCGTACCAGAAGTGGTTCGCCGACCGCGGCTACGTCACGCACACCGCCGCGCAGACCAACGAGGGCGAGGGCGACCTGCTGGCCGTCGGGAACCTGGTGCTGGCCGGCACCGGCTTCCGCACCGACCGCGCCGCGCACGCCGAGCTGCAGGAGCTGGTGGGCCGACCCGTGATCAGCCTCGAGCTGGTCGACCCGCACTACTACCACCTGGACACCGCGCTGGCCGTGCTGTCGAGCGAGCCCGCCGACCCGCAGATCGCGTACTACCCGCCGGCGTTCTCGGCCGGATCGCGTGCGGTGCTGCGCCAGCTCTTCCCCGATGCGATCGAGGCGACCGAGCGCGACGCCGCCGCGCTGGGACTGAACGCCGTCTCCGACGGGCTGAACGTCGTCGTCGCCCCCGGCGCGGTCGACCTCGCCGCGGCGATCGCCGAGCGCGGCTACAACCCCATCCCCGTGGACACCAGCGAGCTGCTCAAGGGCGGTGGCGGCGCCAAGTGCTGCACGCTCGAGATCCGGCCCGCCTCAGGCCCGAGCAGCTGA
- a CDS encoding OsmC family protein, which produces MTTEHKPAPDITRNSGDTELWVERTGKRLYTGRNSRGAEVSLGGVEVDGAFTPGELLKIALVGCSGLSADAKLTHYLGDDVDVTIKATGMADPDEDRYPAIAEELVVDLSGLDAPTRERLISVLHRAVDSHCTVGRTIAAGATVELTVTGER; this is translated from the coding sequence ATGACGACGGAGCACAAGCCAGCACCCGACATCACCAGGAACTCCGGTGACACCGAGCTGTGGGTGGAGCGCACGGGCAAGCGCCTGTACACGGGCCGCAACTCGCGCGGTGCCGAGGTCAGCCTCGGCGGCGTGGAGGTCGACGGCGCGTTCACCCCCGGTGAGCTGCTGAAGATCGCGCTGGTCGGCTGCAGCGGGCTGTCGGCGGACGCCAAGCTGACCCACTACCTGGGCGACGACGTCGACGTGACCATCAAGGCCACCGGCATGGCGGACCCGGACGAGGACCGCTATCCCGCGATCGCCGAGGAGCTCGTGGTCGACCTCAGCGGGCTGGACGCACCGACGCGCGAGCGCCTGATCAGCGTCCTGCACCGCGCCGTCGACTCGCACTGCACCGTGGGCCGGACGATCGCCGCGGGCGCGACGGTCGAGCTCACCGTCACCGGGGAGCGCTGA
- a CDS encoding SRPBCC family protein, giving the protein MTSLPIDAVVRAFPVDAPTAWTLVADLRNHERWIPLTRISVDGGRVTAVSGLLARRGAPGLKDVMTIDRFDPPVGTEPGVAAFTKVGRVLRGTASIVVVPAGPSSSRVLWTEDVYLAGPLPRRLTGAVLRPFLGAMTRYALMRAQNEARATHRHG; this is encoded by the coding sequence GTGACGAGTCTGCCCATCGACGCCGTGGTCCGGGCTTTCCCCGTCGATGCGCCGACGGCCTGGACTCTGGTCGCGGACCTGCGCAATCACGAGCGCTGGATCCCGCTGACCCGGATCAGCGTGGACGGCGGCAGGGTGACGGCCGTCTCGGGTCTGCTCGCCCGCCGGGGCGCTCCGGGCCTCAAGGACGTCATGACGATCGACCGCTTCGACCCCCCGGTGGGCACCGAGCCGGGCGTCGCGGCGTTCACCAAGGTGGGCCGCGTGCTGAGGGGCACGGCGAGCATCGTCGTCGTGCCGGCGGGGCCGTCGTCCAGCCGGGTCCTGTGGACCGAGGACGTCTACCTCGCCGGGCCGCTGCCGCGACGCCTCACCGGGGCGGTGCTGCGGCCGTTCCTCGGCGCCATGACGCGGTATGCGCTGATGCGCGCACAAAACGAGGCTCGCGCAACACATCGCCACGGGTAG
- a CDS encoding peptidase: MARLLRGALVALIAALVGLGGALPSTAAVSPPPDQATAVDCDNPPAGYAVPARCEVDVQVLQPVCESGIPKLHYRVAATGSTSPTVTVTWVNPTGADVVQADLPLEGTLTWPGAAVGGDGLGSDWPGWTELASGDWVEGDAFDWARPAVDVVFHVDSDAVVSASYPTASAACVAGPPDDEVLSDDEVLSADVLSDSPAGRGGGGVISEVLSDTGSEAGPLLVAGTAFVVLGGLAVAGVTVARRRRAAL; this comes from the coding sequence ATGGCCAGACTTCTCCGCGGCGCGCTCGTCGCGCTCATCGCGGCACTCGTGGGCCTCGGCGGTGCGCTGCCGTCGACCGCTGCCGTCAGCCCGCCGCCGGACCAGGCCACAGCCGTCGACTGCGACAACCCGCCCGCCGGGTACGCCGTCCCCGCCCGGTGCGAGGTCGACGTGCAGGTCCTGCAGCCGGTGTGCGAGAGCGGCATCCCCAAGCTGCACTACCGCGTGGCCGCCACCGGTTCGACGAGCCCGACCGTGACCGTCACCTGGGTCAACCCCACGGGCGCGGACGTGGTCCAGGCCGACCTGCCCCTCGAGGGCACGCTCACCTGGCCGGGCGCCGCGGTGGGCGGCGACGGGCTGGGCTCCGACTGGCCGGGCTGGACCGAGCTGGCCTCCGGTGACTGGGTCGAGGGCGACGCGTTCGACTGGGCCCGCCCGGCCGTGGACGTGGTGTTCCACGTCGACTCCGACGCGGTCGTGTCGGCGTCGTACCCGACCGCGAGTGCGGCGTGCGTCGCCGGCCCGCCCGACGACGAGGTGCTCTCCGACGACGAGGTGCTCTCCGCCGACGTGCTGTCCGACAGCCCGGCCGGGCGCGGCGGCGGTGGCGTGATCTCCGAGGTCCTGTCCGACACGGGCTCGGAGGCCGGCCCGCTGCTCGTGGCCGGCACGGCGTTCGTCGTCCTCGGCGGCCTGGCCGTCGCCGGGGTGACCGTGGCCCGTCGACGCCGCGCGGCGCTCTGA
- a CDS encoding HNH endonuclease, with translation MEPLCIVSLRRAVALVMTGKATVVETDGRLLHSEHVAVPLPVVLCLTRYVHVPVRRPVPPTRRTVLQRDDHRCAYCGGGADTVDHVHPRSRGGRHEWTNVVAACVRCNHRKADRLLHELGWELPFVPRAPRWSVAFGTASVRAEPLWSQYVRS, from the coding sequence ATGGAACCGCTGTGCATCGTCAGCCTGCGGCGTGCCGTGGCCCTCGTGATGACCGGCAAGGCGACCGTGGTGGAGACCGACGGGCGTCTGCTGCACTCCGAGCACGTGGCGGTGCCACTGCCCGTGGTGCTGTGCCTGACCCGGTACGTGCACGTCCCCGTGCGGCGACCCGTGCCGCCGACGCGTCGGACGGTCCTGCAGCGGGACGATCACCGCTGCGCCTACTGCGGCGGGGGAGCGGACACCGTCGACCACGTCCACCCGCGCTCGCGTGGCGGCCGGCACGAGTGGACGAACGTCGTCGCCGCCTGCGTGCGGTGCAACCACCGCAAGGCCGACCGCCTGCTGCACGAGCTCGGGTGGGAGCTGCCGTTCGTCCCGCGCGCGCCCCGGTGGTCGGTGGCGTTCGGCACCGCCTCGGTCCGCGCGGAGCCGCTCTGGTCGCAGTACGTCCGGTCGTGA
- the serC gene encoding phosphoserine transaminase: MPDAHEITIPAHLLPVDGRFGSGPSKVRPQQLDALAASGTRLMGTSHRQAPVRALVGRVRAGLATLLDLPDGYEIVLGNGGSTLFWDVATLCLVRDRGAFGTFGEFGAKFAAAASRAPFLGEPLVTAAPPGEVAVPTRVDGVDVYAWPHNETSTGVVAPVRRVAGSREQDALVLVDGTSGAGGLMVDVAQTDVYYFAPQKSFASDGGLWLAAVSPGAVERAARIESSGRWVPESLSLTTAVTSSRLDQTLNTPAIATLVLLAEQLDWILGNGGMAWAAQRTATSAGHLYGWALARDWATPFVADPGLRSNVVGTIDLAAHIEAPTVARVLRAHGVVDVEPYRKLGRNQLRVAMYPAVEPDDVLALTACIDHVVDQLL; this comes from the coding sequence GTGCCCGACGCCCACGAGATCACCATCCCCGCGCACCTGCTCCCCGTGGACGGGCGGTTCGGTTCCGGCCCCTCCAAGGTCCGGCCGCAGCAGCTGGACGCGCTCGCCGCCTCGGGCACCCGGCTCATGGGCACGTCGCACCGGCAGGCGCCGGTGCGGGCGCTCGTCGGGCGGGTGCGCGCCGGCCTGGCCACCCTCCTCGACCTGCCGGACGGCTACGAGATCGTGCTCGGCAACGGCGGGTCCACGCTCTTCTGGGACGTGGCCACCCTCTGCCTGGTCCGGGATCGCGGCGCCTTCGGCACGTTCGGCGAGTTCGGCGCCAAGTTCGCCGCCGCGGCGTCCCGTGCGCCCTTCCTCGGTGAGCCCCTCGTCACCGCCGCGCCCCCGGGTGAGGTCGCCGTCCCCACCCGGGTCGACGGCGTCGACGTCTACGCCTGGCCGCACAACGAGACTTCGACCGGCGTGGTCGCCCCCGTGCGCCGGGTGGCCGGCTCGCGAGAGCAGGACGCGCTGGTGCTGGTCGACGGCACCTCGGGCGCCGGCGGTCTGATGGTCGACGTCGCGCAGACGGACGTCTACTACTTCGCGCCCCAGAAGTCGTTCGCCTCGGACGGCGGTCTGTGGCTCGCCGCCGTCTCCCCCGGCGCGGTCGAGCGTGCGGCACGCATCGAGTCGAGCGGGCGCTGGGTCCCCGAGTCGCTGTCGCTCACCACGGCCGTGACCAGCTCGCGCCTCGACCAGACGCTGAACACGCCGGCCATCGCGACCCTCGTGCTGCTGGCCGAGCAGCTCGACTGGATCCTCGGCAACGGCGGCATGGCGTGGGCGGCGCAGCGCACCGCGACCTCGGCGGGCCACCTCTACGGCTGGGCGCTGGCGCGCGACTGGGCCACGCCGTTCGTCGCGGACCCGGGGCTGCGCTCGAACGTGGTGGGCACCATCGACCTCGCCGCCCACATCGAGGCGCCGACGGTCGCGCGCGTCCTGCGCGCGCACGGCGTGGTCGACGTCGAGCCCTACCGCAAGCTCGGCCGCAACCAGCTGCGGGTCGCGATGTACCCCGCCGTGGAGCCGGACGACGTGCTCGCGCTCACCGCGTGCATCGACCACGTGGTGGACCAGCTGCTCTGA
- a CDS encoding CAP domain-containing protein: MVKDTKKRLDAVPSQRPSVISAPTPVIAEPTPAPLLTGPAAPAEAPVIRDVPSPRPASSPLVETQPAPATPRPTLRPTPVRRAVWVGIAAGVALAVAVGGGLYAADKRALATQAEALEAGLRVDRSVLAATRDVAVQRGTDAVLAHATYQGSRTAAATAAQATVDHANATLAAVPNAGDGPRTALATASGSVGAALTAPGVSLLSLRSLVAGVAAPEQAAVDAQGAWQAAENARIAAEQAAAAAAAQAAAAARSARSTVKAPGRATTRSTAPRSSGGQSSAGQAAPAPTGGVPAGGKVCNGSGGSGAGESSVSAIGSAINAYRASLGLSELSVSRSGSLVSHAVNMANTGGIWHSGGDNIVACVSNGSASGMVSAWSRSAGHDAQMRRTDVSSMSVGGAGLNGWLFGAVRFS; the protein is encoded by the coding sequence ATGGTCAAGGACACCAAGAAGCGTCTGGATGCAGTGCCGAGCCAGCGGCCGTCGGTGATCAGCGCGCCGACGCCGGTCATCGCCGAGCCGACGCCGGCACCGCTGCTCACCGGTCCCGCCGCACCGGCCGAGGCGCCGGTGATCCGCGACGTCCCGTCGCCGCGCCCCGCGTCCTCCCCGCTCGTCGAGACGCAGCCCGCTCCCGCGACGCCCCGCCCGACGCTCCGCCCGACGCCCGTCCGTCGGGCCGTCTGGGTCGGCATCGCCGCCGGGGTCGCGCTGGCCGTCGCGGTCGGTGGGGGTCTGTACGCGGCCGACAAGCGCGCCCTGGCCACGCAGGCCGAGGCCCTCGAGGCCGGCCTGCGCGTGGACCGGTCCGTCCTCGCCGCGACGCGTGACGTCGCCGTGCAGCGGGGCACCGACGCGGTGCTCGCCCACGCCACCTACCAGGGCAGCCGTACCGCGGCGGCCACGGCGGCGCAGGCCACCGTCGACCACGCGAACGCGACCCTTGCCGCCGTGCCCAACGCGGGCGACGGACCCCGGACCGCCCTCGCCACGGCGAGCGGCTCGGTCGGTGCCGCGCTGACCGCCCCCGGAGTCAGCCTGCTGTCCCTGCGCTCGCTCGTCGCGGGAGTCGCCGCGCCCGAGCAGGCGGCGGTGGATGCGCAGGGCGCCTGGCAGGCCGCCGAGAACGCCCGGATCGCCGCCGAGCAGGCAGCGGCTGCGGCAGCGGCGCAGGCGGCGGCCGCGGCTCGCTCCGCCCGCTCGACCGTCAAGGCCCCGGGCCGGGCGACGACGCGCTCGACGGCCCCCAGGTCGTCCGGCGGGCAGTCCTCCGCCGGGCAGGCGGCGCCCGCGCCGACGGGTGGGGTGCCCGCGGGGGGCAAGGTCTGCAACGGGTCGGGCGGCTCCGGTGCCGGTGAGTCGAGCGTCTCCGCGATCGGCTCCGCCATCAACGCCTACCGCGCCTCGCTCGGGCTCTCGGAGCTGTCGGTGTCCCGCAGCGGCAGCCTGGTCTCGCACGCGGTGAACATGGCGAACACCGGCGGCATCTGGCACTCCGGCGGAGACAACATCGTGGCCTGCGTCAGCAACGGCTCGGCGTCCGGGATGGTCTCGGCCTGGTCGAGGTCGGCCGGCCACGACGCGCAGATGCGCCGCACCGACGTCTCCAGCATGTCCGTCGGCGGCGCCGGCCTGAACGGCTGGCTGTTCGGCGCAGTCCGCTTCAGCTGA
- a CDS encoding aldo/keto reductase, producing the protein MESRQLGRTGRSVGVVGLGCWQLGGDWGSVSDETALEVLGAAVDSGVTFLDTADVYGDGRSEKLIGSFLAARGPNHGLTVATKMGRRADPHDADAYTLSWFRAWTDRSRENLGVDTLDLVQLHCPPAEVLTRESTYDALDVLVDEGRVAAYGVSVETVDEALEAIVRPNVATVQIILNVFRRKPLEQVLPLAVEQGVGIIARVPLASGLLSGKYDEHTQFAADDHRSFNRGGEAFDVGETFAGVPFEVGVAAAREVAALTPVGYTTAQLALRWVIDQPGVSVVIPGARSAAQAVANAEAASLPRIDEETLDGLRGVYDGRIRQHVHARW; encoded by the coding sequence ATGGAGAGCAGGCAGCTGGGTCGTACGGGTCGGTCGGTCGGAGTCGTCGGGCTGGGGTGCTGGCAGCTCGGGGGCGACTGGGGCTCGGTGTCCGACGAGACCGCGCTGGAGGTGCTCGGCGCCGCGGTCGACTCCGGCGTCACGTTCCTGGACACCGCCGACGTCTACGGCGACGGCCGCTCCGAGAAGCTCATCGGCTCGTTCCTGGCCGCGCGCGGGCCGAACCACGGCCTGACGGTCGCGACGAAGATGGGCCGCCGCGCCGACCCGCACGACGCCGACGCCTACACGCTGTCGTGGTTCCGCGCATGGACCGACCGGTCGCGCGAGAACCTCGGCGTCGACACCCTCGACCTGGTCCAGCTGCACTGCCCGCCGGCCGAGGTCCTCACCCGCGAGTCCACCTACGACGCCCTCGACGTGCTCGTCGACGAGGGCCGGGTCGCCGCGTACGGGGTGTCCGTCGAGACCGTCGACGAGGCCCTCGAAGCCATCGTCCGGCCGAACGTGGCCACCGTGCAGATCATCCTCAACGTGTTCCGCCGCAAGCCGCTCGAGCAGGTGCTGCCGCTGGCCGTGGAGCAGGGCGTCGGCATCATCGCGCGCGTGCCGCTGGCGTCGGGCCTGCTGTCCGGCAAGTACGACGAGCACACCCAGTTCGCCGCCGACGACCACCGCAGCTTCAACCGCGGCGGCGAGGCGTTCGACGTGGGGGAGACGTTCGCGGGGGTGCCGTTCGAGGTCGGGGTGGCGGCCGCGCGCGAGGTCGCCGCGCTCACGCCCGTCGGGTACACGACAGCCCAGCTCGCGCTGCGCTGGGTCATCGACCAGCCCGGGGTGTCCGTGGTCATCCCCGGTGCGCGCTCGGCCGCGCAGGCCGTCGCGAACGCCGAGGCCGCGTCCCTGCCCCGGATCGACGAGGAGACCCTCGACGGGCTCCGCGGCGTCTACGACGGGCGCATCCGCCAGCACGTGCACGCGCGCTGGTAG
- a CDS encoding metal-dependent transcriptional regulator, translated as MSDLIDTTEMYLKTVYELTEEGINPLRARIAERLGHSGPTVSQTVARMERDGLLVVSGDRHLELTELGMSRAVRVMRKHRLAERLLTDVIGLEWPYVHEEACRWEHVMSERVEKRLASLLDHPHFDPYGNPIPGLGEIGEETTGERFLDGVASLIAYRGPESADGSERAVVARIGEPLQVDVELLTRLSEAGVLPHREIVIERSIGTVTVSAPGSDVLLDLPVEVARHIFVGIS; from the coding sequence GTGAGCGACCTGATCGATACGACGGAGATGTACCTCAAGACGGTCTACGAGCTCACCGAGGAAGGCATCAACCCCCTGCGCGCCCGGATCGCCGAGCGGCTCGGCCACTCCGGCCCGACGGTGTCGCAGACCGTGGCGCGGATGGAGCGCGACGGCCTCCTGGTGGTGTCCGGTGACCGCCACCTCGAGCTGACCGAGCTCGGGATGAGCAGGGCCGTCCGCGTCATGCGCAAGCACCGGCTGGCCGAGCGTCTCCTCACCGACGTGATCGGCCTCGAGTGGCCGTACGTCCACGAGGAGGCCTGCCGCTGGGAGCACGTCATGAGCGAGCGCGTCGAGAAGCGCCTCGCCTCGCTGCTCGACCACCCGCACTTCGACCCGTACGGCAACCCGATCCCCGGGCTGGGGGAGATCGGCGAGGAGACCACCGGCGAGCGGTTCCTCGACGGCGTCGCGTCGCTGATCGCCTACCGCGGGCCCGAGAGCGCCGACGGGTCCGAGCGTGCCGTCGTCGCACGCATCGGTGAGCCGCTGCAGGTGGACGTCGAGCTGCTCACCCGGCTCTCGGAGGCCGGGGTGCTGCCGCACCGCGAGATCGTGATCGAGCGCAGCATCGGGACGGTCACCGTCTCCGCACCCGGTTCCGACGTCCTGCTGGACCTGCCCGTCGAGGTCGCTCGGCACATCTTCGTCGGCATCAGCTGA
- a CDS encoding Lrp/AsnC family transcriptional regulator, whose product MTDASGLDALDTAILRVLALDARATFAQVGEQVSLSAPAVKRRVDRLRERGVIRGFTVRLDPAAMGWQTEAFVELFCNGSTSPATMRAAVEHYPEVVAASTVTGDVDLMVQVRARDMRHLERVVERLAAEPFVARTRSTVVLSALVRRPDLPPAPEP is encoded by the coding sequence ATGACCGACGCCTCGGGCCTCGACGCCCTCGACACCGCGATCCTGCGCGTGCTCGCTCTCGACGCCCGTGCCACGTTCGCGCAGGTGGGCGAGCAGGTGTCGCTGTCGGCGCCGGCGGTCAAGCGCCGGGTGGACCGGCTGCGCGAACGGGGGGTCATCCGTGGCTTCACGGTCCGGCTGGACCCCGCGGCGATGGGCTGGCAGACCGAGGCGTTCGTCGAGCTGTTCTGCAACGGGTCCACGAGCCCGGCGACGATGCGCGCGGCCGTGGAGCACTACCCGGAGGTCGTCGCCGCGAGCACGGTGACGGGCGACGTCGACCTGATGGTCCAGGTCCGCGCGCGGGACATGCGCCACCTGGAACGGGTGGTCGAGCGGCTGGCAGCGGAGCCGTTCGTGGCGCGCACACGCTCGACCGTCGTGCTCTCGGCCCTGGTCCGTCGGCCGGACCTGCCGCCGGCACCGGAACCCTGA